Genomic DNA from uncultured Acetobacterium sp.:
TTCAGGACGGTAAAACAGCTCGTTTGATTTGGTCGGGTGTGTGAGAAAAGCTGGATGATTTCTTGTGCTCTGATTTGGGCGGCCCTGGTTAAGATGGGATCGCTGGATACCAAACCAAGATTTCTGGATGCCCGTTCCTGATTGACCAGGGCGATGACCTGAGCTTCAAAAGGACTGGTGGCCTCAATAAATGGTGTGTCCGTATTTCCTGGAGCCGCTGAATCCTTGGGCTGCACAACAATATGAATCCCTTCGAGCCGATAGGAAAATCCCTGGGAACCGGCACTTCCGCCATTTTTTGCCCAGCCCATCCAGCCGTAGTTTTGGATATGAACCTGATAGTAAACATCAAACTGATCGGCATTCGTTCCGGTAAGTTTGATCTGAATCCCTTCCAGACGAAGACTCTGACCGGAGGTTCCACTCATTTCGCCATTGCTTTTCCAGCCTCTTGCCGTATCAGCTTCCCAACCGATGTTCTGAATATGGGTTTGATAGGTAATCCCCAAATCAGTTACTGGCGAGTCAAGTTTTATCTCAACCCCCTCCAGACGAAGACTCTGCCCGAAGGTTCCGCTCATCGCACCATTTGAAACAAAATCCTGCCAGCCAACATTCTGGACATGAGTACGATAACTGACGTTCGGCGTACTGGCAGCCAGGATATAATTTGGTACCATCCAAATCGTGAGGATTAAAGCAAATAAAAACCAAAAGTACCTTTTTCCAACTCTATTCATCATACTTTTTGAATGATCCAACCTGTCGGTCATCCATCTCCTTTTCATTATTATCTGTAATGAAATCGATTATCGCATGAAATAATTAATCCTGAGTCGGCATGAATTTTTAATTCTGATTCTATGGCTAGCTGTTTGATTTTTAAAGGTGTTCATTCTTGCTCAAGATCATCACCTTGCTGTAATCGCAATGAATTGTCTGCGTCATTTCAAAACCAAATCGGGAAAAATAATGATCCATCTCACATTTTAGAAAATCCTCAAAACCTGCGGGTTCTGTTTTTTTTACAAGATAAAACGGGATCTTTTTGAACAGGTTGACAGGCTCTTCCCACTCCATGACAATCAGTTTTCCGCTAATTTTCAAAACGCGTTTAGCTTCAAAAAGTAGCTGTTCCGCCAGAACCGGACTGATCTCATGCAATACCAATGAGATCAGCACCACATCAAATTCCTCATTTGGGAATTGCAGGTTTGCCGCATCCATATGGATCAGCTTGACATTGGATAATCTCTCTTGTTCCAGTTTAGCTGCTGCTTTTTGCAACATGGCTTTAGAAATATCGATGCCGGTGACGGTGACCTTACTTTTTGTGCCGGCAATGGCTATCGCATTGGCCGCAGTTCCGGTACACATGTCCAAAACTTTTAGGGGCTCATCACCTAATACAGAAATGACAGCATTCCGAGGGCTGGTGGCCGGCTTTCTAAAGTAGGTTCGGTCCAAAATATCATAGACTTTGGCATTAAACTGATAGAATTCATTTGACTCCATTTTTTCTCACTTTCTACTTCTCAAGATAACTTTCATCATCGAAAAATCTCTTTAGCCTCTATTCCTTACCAAATGCATTCAGCAGTGCTGCCATTTTTTCAGCGGTATCGGTTCCTGGCATTGGGACATGAACTGCCATTTTCAGGCTGGAATGATCAGCAAGATCAAAATTGTTGATTTCGAAATCCAGTTGTCCCACCTGAGGATGGTTCAATTGTTTATACAACTCGCCATTGATTTTGATTTCATGGAGTGGCCACCATAAATCAAACTCCGGACTTCTTGTTTTCAGCTCGTCAATAAATTGATTAAACCAGCAGTCTTCAATGTACCTTCCACTGCTAGAGCGGAAACGACCCACCATGCCCTTGGCGTGTCGATCCCAATCGACAAACAGTTCCTTATATTTGCTGTCGGTGAACATTGCCCAAACAATATTCCGGTCCCGATCACTCATTGAATCGAAGTCGCCAAAAATTGTGCAGGATGCCTTGTTCCAAGCAATCACATTCCATCGCTGATCGGTGATCAGGGCTGGGCAATATGTCAGGTGATCCAGCATATGTTGAAGCGCCGGGCTCACGGTTTCCTGTGACTCCGGAATATTGGCTGGTAGTGGCTGGTTTGCCAGCCGATAAAGATGATGACATTCTTCCCGGTCCAGCTGCAATACCCTAGACAGACTTTCTATCACCGGAGTGGTAACATGAATCGGTCTGCCCTGTTCAAGCCAGGTGTACCAGGTCAGGCTGATCCCGGCCATCTGGGCGACTTCCTCCCGACGCAGCCCTGGTGTTCGCCGTCGCTGACCCGATAAGAGACCAACCTGGGAAGGCAGTATTTTTGCTCGCCGGGTTTTTAGAAAATCACCCAGCTCTTTATATCGTTGCTGTTCACTGTTCATATACCATGCCCCTTTCTATTATAATTTATACCAGTATAAATACATCTCTGGTAATATTATAACATCTGTATTATGCTTATTCCAGAAAATAGAATTGAATGATGGAGGTTATCAAATGAAGATACAGTCAACAAAACTTGTTTATTTTTCACCAACAGGAACCACAAAAGCGGTGGTTGAAGGTATTGCCCGAGGTATTGACGCAATTGAATCGGAACGAATTGATCTGACCAAACCGGCGGTTCGGCTGGAACCCTTGCAAACCGGAAAAAATGACTTGCTGATTGTCGGGGTACCGGTTTATATGGGCAGGGTACCGGAGGTGATCCAGGAATGGCTCCAGTCCATAAAACCTCAGAATACGCCATCGGTCTGCATTGTTGTCTATGGCAACCGGGTCTATGATGATGCCCTGCTCGAACTTAAAGACATTCTTGCAGCTGATGGATGCATTCCCTTGGCTGCTGGAGCTTTTATCGGTGAGCATTCCTTTTCCCGTGATGAAACACCCATTGCTGCCGATCGCCCTGATCTCCGGGACATAAGCCAGGCGGAAGACTTCGGCCGCAAAATCAAGGAAAAACTGGATGCGATTCAATCTGCCGAGGAAATTGGGGATCTCAATGTGCCTGGAGAATTTCCCTATCGTGGAGAAACTAAACTCTGGGACGTCGATTTTATCGCCGTCAACAGTGATTGCAATCAATGTCAGCTCTGCGCTGAAGTCTGTCCAGTGGATGCCATTCATACCGATAACAGCCACCTGATCGATCCGGAAAAATGCATCACCTGCTGCGCCTGCATTAAGAATTGTCCCCAACAGGCCAGAACCATCAAACACGGCCCAGTACATGATGCTTCACTACGGCTTAACACGCTGTTCAAAGAACCCAAGCAACCGGAGCTCTTTTACTAGAACAGATTTCTTGTATTAAAGCTCTATCAAATCTGCGTTCACTTTAAAAAATGTTTTAGCGTGAACGCTATTTTTTTATTCCGACATAAAATTTCGCACAACCATTTGCAATATGTGCTTCTGATGACAGGGAATTGATAAATAAATCACAGAATTCTCCATAATTTTCGCCAAAGTGATTTTTTAAAAGCACCATCCGTTCCAGTCTCGCACACCAATTTTCAATGATATTTTTATCGGCGTTTCCGCAGAAATTCAGTTCGATATCATACCAGTTTTCTTCAGCAACAATGATCTCCAGACCGTTCTTTTCCATGAGCGATTTTATTTTTCCACCGATTTTAAAATTATAAGTCTTGCTTTTTTCCGATTCACGTTCAAAGTCTTTTATTTCTTTCAGAAATTTATTATTTTCGGGTAAATGACCAGAAAACAAATTATCTATATCAACAATTGCAAACCAGCCATTGATTTTCAAACATTTTGTCCAATTTGCAATAAATAAATCCGGGTTTTGCATATATGCCAAAGCAAAACTCATCCAGATTCCATCACATTTTTCTAATTTATTTGGATCTAAAGTAAAAATATTGGCATCAACAAATTGACAATTATTTTCTTTTTCTTTATTCGCTATCTCTAAAAGCGCTTTATCATTATCGAAGCCCGTCACTTGTTTTGTTTTTTTAGCAAGCAAATGGGATACTGTTCCAATTGAGCAGCCTAAATCATAAACAATTTGATTTTGATTGAGCGGCAGTTTTTCTAAATATCTTTCCCAATCCCGCCATGTATTTTGATTTGAATATTCTTTTATTAAATTCATGTTTGATTCGTTCCTTTTATTAATCTAGCTTCCATTCATTTCGCTGACGGATGATTTTATATAAGACTGTATTTCCAATTCCAATCCCCATGATAAATCATCCGTTTGTTCATGCCTCCATCGATGGCGATGGTTTCCCCGGTGATAAAATCCTGCTGACAGAGAAATAAAACCATTTTAGAGATGTCTTTGGGTGTGCCAACCTTGCCGGCGGGGATCGCTGCCTTGTCTGTCGGACTATGATCGGTCTGATCGTTGACTTCAATCCAGCCTGGTGCAATACAGTTGACTAAGACATCCGGGCCCAATGAAATCGCCAGGGCATGGGTCAAGGCAACGATGCCGCCCTTGGCACTCGCATAGGCTTCACTGTCTGGTTCTGATTGAAAAGCTCGGGACGAGGCGATATTGATAATTTGTCCGCGATTTTTGATCAGTTCATCCCGACACAATCGACTTAATTCATAGGGTGCTTTGAGCCCCACCGATAAAACATAGTCAAAGCTTTCGTAATCCAGGTTGGATAAAATGCCGTTGTTGCCTTTACAGGCATTATTAATCAGCACATCGATGCGCCCCAATTTCGCCATAGCGAATTGAACAAATTCCTTGAGAGCGGCCGGGCTGGCAACATCACCGTAAAAATAAAACAAATTGCTATGTTCTGCCGCAAATGCCTGGGATGCCGCTTTATCAAAATCCATAAAACAGACTTGCGCTCCGGTTTCCAGAAAATCTCGGCAAATCTGTTTGCCAATCCCATGACCACCACCGGTAACTAAGATGCCTTTTTGCATAGTTTTATTTCCTCCTGATTTTTTCATGATTTTTAGTCAAGGCGTACCAAATACCAATAAGGCTGTCTGCACGATAACAATTTCATAAATCTCTTTTCATAACTTTCGCTCCGCTATAATCGCTGATGATCACTTCGATTCCAGCAATGGGTTCCATTTCAAGCAGGTTTTTCAGTTCCTCTTCTTGTGTGAGTTATCGCTTTAAGCTTGAATTTTCATGATGCCTGAAAACAACATATAGACTTCCCATTTATTAATTCAGCAGCCAGATCAAAAGCCAAATCTTGATACTCCAGATAGAACATCACGCTGATAATCAACAATCCTCCGATCAGAAAAATCAGGTACATGATCCCCAAACCGATTAATTTTTTGTTTTTGGTTGCCTTTCCATTTTTGTAATTCATAAAAGCCATGGTACAAAAAGAAAAAATAAAGATCCCAATGGGAATCAGGCTGTTAATGATGTGTTGTTGGAATGAATCCATGTACCCTCCCAGAGATAATGCTCTTGAATTATTAGTGGTATTGTTTGCACGATCAATTATATCTTGCAACATTGGGAAAGGTATCGGTGTAACCAATGTTACTGTATTTAATTTGTCTCTATCTAAATGATACTTCCAATTGACAAAAATATCTTTAGCGTTTGCAGTGCCGAAATCCCAGATATCCTTACTTCCATTTCTTCCTTTACATTGCTGACTTTCTTTCTTACCATTTTTATGGCCAATCCAAATATCTGTTCCTTTTTCATCTTCACTAAGAGCTTCCAAAATGACATAATCTATTTTTTCCTCACTAACCTTTAAGAATTGATATATTACGCATAGAATTTCGAATTTATTTCCACTTTTGTCTGCTCTTCCTCCTAATTCATATGGCACTACAAATACCTCCCAGAGGTTTCTATAAAGCTTGCCTTGCTCTCACATTTCTTTCGGAAATTATCGATCCTGATCTTTTTATTATAACCTTCGCAGATTTGAATGGCTATCGTTAATTACACTTTCCACGCCTCGCTTATTCCTTACATTCACTTTTTAGCAAATGTCAATAATTGCCATATCACCCTTCTAATATAATTAACGTTTAATGGATAACAAATTTGGTAAGGTTAATTAATTTTGTTATTGGTGGCTGAGATTTTCAAGTTAAAAGCTTGTTTAGCCATTGACTTCCTCTTTTTTTATGGCTAAACTTAAAGAAAAAAAACCATTCCTCAGGAATGGGAAACCCTGCGAAAGAAGGTCGTCAACGTGCTGGAAAAAACAATCACCTTGCCCCGGGGCACAGTTCATTACTGGATCGAACAGCACCGGGATCCCCAAGCTAAATGTCTGGTATTCACCCATGGACTTACTGCCAATCACCTGATGTTTGATCACCAGGTTGCTTATTTTAAAAAGCATTATACCGTCATCACCTGGGATCTACCGCTCCACGGGGCTTCCCGTCCTTATACGGATTTTTCGTTTCACCATGCCGCTGCTGATCTGGCGGCTATCCTCCAACAGGAAAACATCTCGACGGTGGTGCTCATCGGCCAGTCCCTGGGTGGCTATGCCTGTCAGCAGTTTGCCCTGGATTACCCGGAACAGGTACTGGCTTTTGTCGGAGTGGATACCTCGCCCTTTGGGCTTCCCTACTATTCACCGACAGATAAGTTCTGGGTGCGACAGGTGGAGTGGATGTCCCGATGCTATTCTCATGACAAACTGGTGACAGTCATTGCCAAAAAAGTTTCCTATACCAAAAATGGTTACGACACTATGATGACCATGCTGGCACCCTACGGCAAGACGGAGCTCTGCCATATTATGGGGATAGCCTACGCCAGTTTTCTCAAAGAAAACCGGGATGCCGCCTTTAAATTTCCGGTGCTGCTGATTCTGGGGGAATATGATAAATTCGGCAAGGTGCCCCAATACAACTATACCTGGGCCGCCAAAACCGGTTACCCATTAAAGATCATCCCCCATGCCGGCCATAATGCCAATGTGGACAATCCTGCAGTTTTTAATGCGGTGGTTGAGGATTTTCTGGTTAATTATCGTCTAAATAATCATCTAGACCAATGAAAAACAAGGAGCAGCAAAATGGAAAATGACCCAAAAAAACATATCGACGACATTGATCTTAATAACCAGAGCAACACTTTTCAAACCGGGGAACTGTTCCGTTACCTCGGTTTTACCCGGGATACGCTAAGACATTACGAAGCCATGGGGGTTTTAAAGCCCTGCCATGATCAGACCAATAACTATCGCCAGTATGGTTTTGATGAAATTTATAAGCTGCTGGTTATCGAATTTTATAAAAAAAGAGGTTTCGCCCTGGCTGAAATCAACCAGCTCATTGCCAATGAGCAGCTCATCCCTTTAACGGAGAACCTTGTTCAAAAGCAGATCGCCATTGAACAAGATATCAAAAAGCAACAGCAGCTACTGTTAAAATTAGCCGACACCCAATCATTTTGTCAGTCATTGCCCCGACACCTTAATCAGTTTTCAGTGATGAACTTTCCGCTTTATGAGATTGTCAGCTCCTTTTCTGCCATTTCCGCCTTTGACGAATACCAAGAAAAGGTTCTTTCCCATATAAACCTCGCTGA
This window encodes:
- a CDS encoding CAP domain-containing protein, whose protein sequence is MMNRVGKRYFWFLFALILTIWMVPNYILAASTPNVSYRTHVQNVGWQDFVSNGAMSGTFGQSLRLEGVEIKLDSPVTDLGITYQTHIQNIGWEADTARGWKSNGEMSGTSGQSLRLEGIQIKLTGTNADQFDVYYQVHIQNYGWMGWAKNGGSAGSQGFSYRLEGIHIVVQPKDSAAPGNTDTPFIEATSPFEAQVIALVNQERASRNLGLVSSDPILTRAAQIRAQEIIQLFSHTRPNQTSCFTVLNEVGITYNMAGENIAAGYASPEAVMAGWMNSEGHRANILNPEFKKLGVGYVDSTSGYGHYWTQMFISN
- a CDS encoding class I SAM-dependent methyltransferase encodes the protein MESNEFYQFNAKVYDILDRTYFRKPATSPRNAVISVLGDEPLKVLDMCTGTAANAIAIAGTKSKVTVTGIDISKAMLQKAAAKLEQERLSNVKLIHMDAANLQFPNEEFDVVLISLVLHEISPVLAEQLLFEAKRVLKISGKLIVMEWEEPVNLFKKIPFYLVKKTEPAGFEDFLKCEMDHYFSRFGFEMTQTIHCDYSKVMILSKNEHL
- a CDS encoding helix-turn-helix transcriptional regulator, with amino-acid sequence MNSEQQRYKELGDFLKTRRAKILPSQVGLLSGQRRRTPGLRREEVAQMAGISLTWYTWLEQGRPIHVTTPVIESLSRVLQLDREECHHLYRLANQPLPANIPESQETVSPALQHMLDHLTYCPALITDQRWNVIAWNKASCTIFGDFDSMSDRDRNIVWAMFTDSKYKELFVDWDRHAKGMVGRFRSSSGRYIEDCWFNQFIDELKTRSPEFDLWWPLHEIKINGELYKQLNHPQVGQLDFEINNFDLADHSSLKMAVHVPMPGTDTAEKMAALLNAFGKE
- a CDS encoding EFR1 family ferrodoxin (N-terminal region resembles flavodoxins. C-terminal ferrodoxin region binds two 4Fe-4S clusters.) produces the protein MKIQSTKLVYFSPTGTTKAVVEGIARGIDAIESERIDLTKPAVRLEPLQTGKNDLLIVGVPVYMGRVPEVIQEWLQSIKPQNTPSVCIVVYGNRVYDDALLELKDILAADGCIPLAAGAFIGEHSFSRDETPIAADRPDLRDISQAEDFGRKIKEKLDAIQSAEEIGDLNVPGEFPYRGETKLWDVDFIAVNSDCNQCQLCAEVCPVDAIHTDNSHLIDPEKCITCCACIKNCPQQARTIKHGPVHDASLRLNTLFKEPKQPELFY
- a CDS encoding methyltransferase domain-containing protein; the protein is MNLIKEYSNQNTWRDWERYLEKLPLNQNQIVYDLGCSIGTVSHLLAKKTKQVTGFDNDKALLEIANKEKENNCQFVDANIFTLDPNKLEKCDGIWMSFALAYMQNPDLFIANWTKCLKINGWFAIVDIDNLFSGHLPENNKFLKEIKDFERESEKSKTYNFKIGGKIKSLMEKNGLEIIVAEENWYDIELNFCGNADKNIIENWCARLERMVLLKNHFGENYGEFCDLFINSLSSEAHIANGCAKFYVGIKK
- a CDS encoding SDR family oxidoreductase, producing the protein MQKGILVTGGGHGIGKQICRDFLETGAQVCFMDFDKAASQAFAAEHSNLFYFYGDVASPAALKEFVQFAMAKLGRIDVLINNACKGNNGILSNLDYESFDYVLSVGLKAPYELSRLCRDELIKNRGQIINIASSRAFQSEPDSEAYASAKGGIVALTHALAISLGPDVLVNCIAPGWIEVNDQTDHSPTDKAAIPAGKVGTPKDISKMVLFLCQQDFITGETIAIDGGMNKRMIYHGDWNWKYSLI
- a CDS encoding alpha/beta hydrolase → MLEKTITLPRGTVHYWIEQHRDPQAKCLVFTHGLTANHLMFDHQVAYFKKHYTVITWDLPLHGASRPYTDFSFHHAAADLAAILQQENISTVVLIGQSLGGYACQQFALDYPEQVLAFVGVDTSPFGLPYYSPTDKFWVRQVEWMSRCYSHDKLVTVIAKKVSYTKNGYDTMMTMLAPYGKTELCHIMGIAYASFLKENRDAAFKFPVLLILGEYDKFGKVPQYNYTWAAKTGYPLKIIPHAGHNANVDNPAVFNAVVEDFLVNYRLNNHLDQ
- a CDS encoding MerR family transcriptional regulator — encoded protein: MENDPKKHIDDIDLNNQSNTFQTGELFRYLGFTRDTLRHYEAMGVLKPCHDQTNNYRQYGFDEIYKLLVIEFYKKRGFALAEINQLIANEQLIPLTENLVQKQIAIEQDIKKQQQLLLKLADTQSFCQSLPRHLNQFSVMNFPLYEIVSSFSAISAFDEYQEKVLSHINLADEDLLSNMIRCVTFDADQYHDTQMHLVAPAAHREIDKDYLDAGPCLHIVVESGRYNDATNQVIEKTRLAAYEWANKNQLQLTGTVYLHVRLILFHDNIEQAFVEAWAPIDQNS